In a single window of the Chloroflexota bacterium genome:
- a CDS encoding DUF444 family protein yields the protein MILAIEQDASRFRQIVRGQVRQNLRKYMSNGELIGRQGRDLVSIPIPQIELPHFRFGNGQGGVGQGDGEPGTPLGPGQPGNGDGVAGDQPGAHILEVELTLEELVQMLGEELGLPRIQPRSKNHVQGETTRYTGIRRVGPEGLRHFKRTYREALKRQMVSGTYNPQRPAIIPIHDDKRYRSWKTYPRPDSNAVIIYMMDVSGSMTQRKKELVRLTAFWIDSWLKAHYKNLVTRYLVHDAAAHEVDAHTFFHVRESGGTKISSAYELCRDIIRKDYPADEWNLYAFHFSDGENFGDEDDKRCLALLKEELLPPMNLFCYGQVQGGYGRQFMETLGDVHNEKLATAKINEDGDVYSAIKTFLGKGV from the coding sequence ATGATACTAGCGATTGAACAGGACGCCAGCCGGTTCCGGCAAATTGTGCGCGGCCAGGTGCGCCAGAATTTGCGCAAGTACATGTCCAACGGCGAATTGATTGGCCGCCAGGGCAGGGACTTGGTCAGCATCCCGATCCCGCAGATTGAACTGCCGCACTTTCGTTTTGGCAACGGGCAGGGCGGGGTGGGCCAGGGCGACGGTGAACCCGGCACGCCGCTCGGCCCCGGCCAGCCGGGAAACGGCGATGGCGTGGCCGGCGATCAGCCCGGCGCGCACATTCTCGAAGTGGAATTGACACTGGAAGAGTTGGTGCAGATGCTGGGCGAGGAGCTTGGCCTGCCCCGAATCCAGCCCAGGAGCAAGAATCACGTTCAGGGCGAAACCACCCGCTACACCGGCATCCGTCGCGTCGGCCCGGAAGGCCTGCGCCACTTCAAACGGACGTATCGCGAAGCCCTCAAGCGGCAAATGGTGTCCGGCACGTATAACCCTCAGCGCCCGGCCATCATCCCCATTCACGACGACAAGCGCTATCGCTCGTGGAAGACTTACCCGCGCCCGGACAGCAACGCCGTCATCATTTACATGATGGACGTGTCGGGAAGTATGACTCAGCGCAAGAAAGAGCTGGTGCGATTAACGGCTTTCTGGATCGACTCCTGGCTGAAGGCTCACTACAAGAATCTGGTGACGCGCTACCTTGTCCACGATGCCGCCGCCCACGAAGTGGACGCCCACACTTTTTTCCACGTCCGCGAGAGCGGCGGCACCAAGATTTCGTCGGCCTACGAACTGTGCCGCGACATCATTCGCAAAGATTATCCGGCTGACGAGTGGAACTTGTACGCTTTTCATTTTTCCGATGGCGAGAATTTTGGCGACGAGGACGACAAACGATGCCTGGCTCTGTTGAAAGAAGAGTTGTTGCCGCCGATGAATTTGTTCTGCTACGGACAGGTGCAGGGCGGGTATGGCCGCCAGTTCATGGAAACGCTGGGCGATGTCCATAACGAAAAGCTGGCGACGGCCAAAATCAACGAGGACGGGGATGTTTATTCGGCGATCAAGACGTTTTTGGGGAAAGGTGTGTAA